One stretch of Xiphophorus maculatus strain JP 163 A chromosome 19, X_maculatus-5.0-male, whole genome shotgun sequence DNA includes these proteins:
- the exd2 gene encoding exonuclease 3'-5' domain-containing protein 2 isoform X1, which yields MSPRGPLTTVITTVVGAALGGLLVWQVYRTKRKKPSSVQQAVEPTVPLHPVENAPAHTESRQTQLPRLAHDEFKTAECQTENAPLAVRIPTCEQLLAVRPVTVSSEEDWQEMWPLMQKELSVFPVLGLDCEWVKAQSVSMKGRSSAVSLLQMATYSGRCVLVRLLTFRGGQQPFPLSFVEVLRDPHVLKVGVGCYDDGKRLTRDYGLSLATTVDLRHLALRERRSSVSNGLSLKSLAVDLLNVPLDKSLELRCSDWEADQLTPEQTTYAARDAQISVALFLRLLGLQTETGPALSSGSSYSELVSRCQGLVDVPFRGRGDGDDGAPERERRRRTRKPAVNDSPESGDQQVPDPRKNNRRKPLGVGYSARKSPLYDNCFLYAPDGQPLCTCDKKKALWYLDKGIGELQSEDPFIVRLLFEPSGRPDSQQDYYLTAKENLCVVCGKADSYIRKNIVPHEYRRHFPTEMKDHNSHDILLLCTGCHAASNVHDGSLKQQLATEFAAPQGCEEGVRLLEDSDRRRVRSAARALLSAKDGLPEQRRDELQLLIRNYMDMDEEQELTNEALQEAAALETRILNEAYVPHGLKVVRAHAQRGLRGLMELESRWRRHFLTTMQPRHLPPLWSVDHNHSKFLRKFGEDLPIKLN from the exons ATGTCTCCTCGAGGGCCTTTAACCACCGTCATAACAACCGTTGTGGGGGCGGCTTTAGGCGGGCTGCTGGTGTGGCAGGTGTATCGAACGAAGCGGAAGAAGCCGTCTTCTGTCCAGCAGGCGGTGGAACCGACGGTCCCTCTGCATCCCGTCGAAAATGCTCCGGCGCATACGGAGAGTCGACAAACCCAGCTGCCGCGCCTGGCTCACGACGAGTTTAAAACGGCGGAGTGTCAGACCGAAAATGCGCCCCTGGCTGTCCGGATCCCGACCTGCGAGCAGCTGCTGGCGGTGAGACCGGTGACGGTGAGCTCCGAGGAGGACTGGCAGGAGATGTGGCCGCTGATGCAGAAGGAGCTGTCGGTGTTCCCGGTTCTGGGGCTCGACTGTGAATGGGTAAAGGCCCAAAGC GTGTCGATGAAAGGCAGATCGTCGGCGGTGTCTCTGCTGCAGATGGCCACCTACTCGGGCCGGTGCGTTCTGGTGAGGCTGCTGACGTTCCGCGGCGGCCAGCAGCCGTTCCCGCTCAGCTTCGTGGAAGTTCTCAGAGATCCGCACGTTCTGAAGGTTGGAGTGGGTTGCTATGACGACGGGAAGCGTCTGACGCGCGACTACGGCCTGTCTCTGGCCACCACCGTCGACCTGCGCCACCTCGCCTTAAGggaaag GCGATCCTCTGTCAGTAACGGCCTCAGTCTCAAGTCCTTGGCTGTAGATCTGTTAAATGTACCTCTGGATAAGTCTCTGGAGTTGCGCTGCAGCGACTGGGAAGCGGATCAGTTAACTCCAGAGCAG ACGACGTACGCCGCCAGAGACGCTCAGATTTCTGTGGCGCTCTTCCTCCGTCTCCTCGGCCTCCAGACCGAAACCGGTCCCGCCCTTTCCAGCGGGAGCTCCTACTCGGAGCTGGTGTCCCGCTGCCAGGGTCTGGTGGACGTCCCCTTCCGAGGCCGCGGGGACGGAGACGACGGCGCCCCCGAACGCGAGCGGAGACGGAGGACGCGGAAGCCGGCGGTGAACGACAGCCCGGAGTCTGGAGACCAGCAAGTCCCAGACCCTCGGAAGAACAACCGGAGGAAACCGCTGGGCGTCGGCTACTCCGCCAG GAAGTCTCCGCTCTACGATAACTGCTTCCTGTACGCGCCTGATGGCCAGCCTCTCTGTACGTGCGACAAAAAGAAAGCCCTGTGGTACCTGGACAAAGGAATCGGAG agctgcagagtgAAGACCCCTTCATCGTGCGGCTGCTCTTCGAGCCGTCGGGACGCCCCGACTCCCAGCAGGACTACTACCTGACCGCAAAGGAAAACCTCTGTGTCGTCTGTGGGAAAGCAGACTCCTACATCAG gAAAAACATCGTACCGCACGAGTACCGGCGACATTTCCCCACGGAGATGAAGGACCACAACTCCCACGACATCCTGCTGCTCTGCACCGGCTGCCACGCCGCCTCCAACGTGCACGACGGCTCCCTGAAGCAGCAGCTGGCCACCGAGTTCGCCGCCCCTCAGGGCTGCGAGGAGGGCGTCCGGCTGCTGGAGGACTCGGACCGCCGGCGGGTGCGCTCGGCGGCCCGGGCGCTGCTCAGCGCCAAGGACGGGCTGCCGGAGCAGCGGCGGGACGAGCTGCAGCTGCTCATCAGGAACTACATGGACATGGACGAGGAGCAGGAGCTGACCAACGAGGCGCTGCAGGAGGCCGCCGCCCTGGAGACCAG GATCCTGAACGAGGCCTACGTTCCTCACGGCCTTAAGGTGGTGCGCGCCCACGCCCAGCGGGGCCTGCGGGGCCTCATGGAGCTGGAGAGTCGCTGGAGGCGTCACTTCCTGACCACCATGCAGCCTCGCCACCTGCCCCCTCTCTGGTCCGtggaccacaaccacagcaagTTCCTCCGCAAGTTCGGAGAGGACCTGCCCATCAAACTCAACTGA
- the exd2 gene encoding exonuclease 3'-5' domain-containing protein 2 isoform X2, translating to MSPRGPLTTVITTVVGAALGGLLVWQVYRTKRKKPSSVQQAVEPTVPLHPVENAPAHTESRQTQLPRLAHDEFKTAECQTENAPLAVRIPTCEQLLAVRPVTVSSEEDWQEMWPLMQKELSVFPVLGLDCEWVSMKGRSSAVSLLQMATYSGRCVLVRLLTFRGGQQPFPLSFVEVLRDPHVLKVGVGCYDDGKRLTRDYGLSLATTVDLRHLALRERRSSVSNGLSLKSLAVDLLNVPLDKSLELRCSDWEADQLTPEQTTYAARDAQISVALFLRLLGLQTETGPALSSGSSYSELVSRCQGLVDVPFRGRGDGDDGAPERERRRRTRKPAVNDSPESGDQQVPDPRKNNRRKPLGVGYSARKSPLYDNCFLYAPDGQPLCTCDKKKALWYLDKGIGELQSEDPFIVRLLFEPSGRPDSQQDYYLTAKENLCVVCGKADSYIRKNIVPHEYRRHFPTEMKDHNSHDILLLCTGCHAASNVHDGSLKQQLATEFAAPQGCEEGVRLLEDSDRRRVRSAARALLSAKDGLPEQRRDELQLLIRNYMDMDEEQELTNEALQEAAALETRILNEAYVPHGLKVVRAHAQRGLRGLMELESRWRRHFLTTMQPRHLPPLWSVDHNHSKFLRKFGEDLPIKLN from the exons ATGTCTCCTCGAGGGCCTTTAACCACCGTCATAACAACCGTTGTGGGGGCGGCTTTAGGCGGGCTGCTGGTGTGGCAGGTGTATCGAACGAAGCGGAAGAAGCCGTCTTCTGTCCAGCAGGCGGTGGAACCGACGGTCCCTCTGCATCCCGTCGAAAATGCTCCGGCGCATACGGAGAGTCGACAAACCCAGCTGCCGCGCCTGGCTCACGACGAGTTTAAAACGGCGGAGTGTCAGACCGAAAATGCGCCCCTGGCTGTCCGGATCCCGACCTGCGAGCAGCTGCTGGCGGTGAGACCGGTGACGGTGAGCTCCGAGGAGGACTGGCAGGAGATGTGGCCGCTGATGCAGAAGGAGCTGTCGGTGTTCCCGGTTCTGGGGCTCGACTGTGAATGG GTGTCGATGAAAGGCAGATCGTCGGCGGTGTCTCTGCTGCAGATGGCCACCTACTCGGGCCGGTGCGTTCTGGTGAGGCTGCTGACGTTCCGCGGCGGCCAGCAGCCGTTCCCGCTCAGCTTCGTGGAAGTTCTCAGAGATCCGCACGTTCTGAAGGTTGGAGTGGGTTGCTATGACGACGGGAAGCGTCTGACGCGCGACTACGGCCTGTCTCTGGCCACCACCGTCGACCTGCGCCACCTCGCCTTAAGggaaag GCGATCCTCTGTCAGTAACGGCCTCAGTCTCAAGTCCTTGGCTGTAGATCTGTTAAATGTACCTCTGGATAAGTCTCTGGAGTTGCGCTGCAGCGACTGGGAAGCGGATCAGTTAACTCCAGAGCAG ACGACGTACGCCGCCAGAGACGCTCAGATTTCTGTGGCGCTCTTCCTCCGTCTCCTCGGCCTCCAGACCGAAACCGGTCCCGCCCTTTCCAGCGGGAGCTCCTACTCGGAGCTGGTGTCCCGCTGCCAGGGTCTGGTGGACGTCCCCTTCCGAGGCCGCGGGGACGGAGACGACGGCGCCCCCGAACGCGAGCGGAGACGGAGGACGCGGAAGCCGGCGGTGAACGACAGCCCGGAGTCTGGAGACCAGCAAGTCCCAGACCCTCGGAAGAACAACCGGAGGAAACCGCTGGGCGTCGGCTACTCCGCCAG GAAGTCTCCGCTCTACGATAACTGCTTCCTGTACGCGCCTGATGGCCAGCCTCTCTGTACGTGCGACAAAAAGAAAGCCCTGTGGTACCTGGACAAAGGAATCGGAG agctgcagagtgAAGACCCCTTCATCGTGCGGCTGCTCTTCGAGCCGTCGGGACGCCCCGACTCCCAGCAGGACTACTACCTGACCGCAAAGGAAAACCTCTGTGTCGTCTGTGGGAAAGCAGACTCCTACATCAG gAAAAACATCGTACCGCACGAGTACCGGCGACATTTCCCCACGGAGATGAAGGACCACAACTCCCACGACATCCTGCTGCTCTGCACCGGCTGCCACGCCGCCTCCAACGTGCACGACGGCTCCCTGAAGCAGCAGCTGGCCACCGAGTTCGCCGCCCCTCAGGGCTGCGAGGAGGGCGTCCGGCTGCTGGAGGACTCGGACCGCCGGCGGGTGCGCTCGGCGGCCCGGGCGCTGCTCAGCGCCAAGGACGGGCTGCCGGAGCAGCGGCGGGACGAGCTGCAGCTGCTCATCAGGAACTACATGGACATGGACGAGGAGCAGGAGCTGACCAACGAGGCGCTGCAGGAGGCCGCCGCCCTGGAGACCAG GATCCTGAACGAGGCCTACGTTCCTCACGGCCTTAAGGTGGTGCGCGCCCACGCCCAGCGGGGCCTGCGGGGCCTCATGGAGCTGGAGAGTCGCTGGAGGCGTCACTTCCTGACCACCATGCAGCCTCGCCACCTGCCCCCTCTCTGGTCCGtggaccacaaccacagcaagTTCCTCCGCAAGTTCGGAGAGGACCTGCCCATCAAACTCAACTGA